One segment of Streptomyces sp. NA02950 DNA contains the following:
- a CDS encoding type I polyketide synthase codes for MALEKPDIVGALRKSLKETERLRRQNQQLLDQAGEPLAIVGISCRFPGGVTSPEELWSLVAEGRMGFSEFPEDRGWDLDNLYDPDPDHPGTAYTRHGGFLDGMADFDAEFFGISPREALAMDPQQRLLLEGAWEAFEDAGIDPLTLKESDTGVFCGLMFSDYQFIAGLSDRRPEIEGYLSIASSPSVASGRISYTFGFEGPAVTVDTVCSSSLVAIDLAAKSLRAKECSLAVVGGATTLARPSAFVEFSRQRALSPDGRCKAYAEAADGVGWAEGMGLLVLERLSDAQRNGRKILALVRGSAVNQDGASNGLTAPNGPSQERVIRQALSSAGLSPADVDAVEGHGTGTPLGDPIEAEALLATYGQNRENGPLWLGSIKSNFGHTQAAAGVAGVIKMVVAMRHETLPQTLHVDAPSSHVDWASGEVALLTEARPWAAGERVRRAGVSSFGVSGTNAHVILEEAPEGEAAERPEPTGEHGNGVRPPVLVPLSARGEAALREQADRLRAHMIARPELDHLDIAFSQATSRAHLEHRAVVVATDRGALLTGLSELSSAEPAANVAEGQAAGSGVKPVFVFPGQGAQWVGMAVELLDTSSVFAAEIAACGAALAEFVDWRLEDVLRGAPGAPSLERVDVVQPALFAMMVGLAALWRSYGVEPSAVVGHSQGEIAAAYVAGALSLEDAARIVALRSQLVRDRLAGLGGMMSVALPVERAEELIAPYEGRVSVAAVNGPAAVIVAGEPRALDEVQAVCERDDVRVRRVKVDYASHSSQVEAIEAELLEALAPVRPLSGRVPFYSTVTGGFLDTATMDAAYWYTNLRGQVGFEPAIRALIDKGMGCFVEVSPHPVLTMAVDESVEARDAVGRVAVVGSLRRDEGGLARFLLSLGQAHVAGVRIDWEALYAGTGAQRVDLPTYAFQRETYWLTPSARGGDVTSAGLDRMRHPVLAAAVQVADRDEWVFTGRFSTETQPWVRDHVVLGAVIVPGAALVELVLAAARHLGCELLDELIFEVPLTLDEGAARHIKVTVGRPGEDGRREVTLHSLSETGTGPDGERQVVRHARGWLAPEAEPAAPFPASWPPVAAVESSADALYERLADVGLDYGPLFQGVQAVWRSGTEVYAEVALPEDTAVDGFAIHPALFDSALHASMVDKDPGSAPDLPFSWSGVRGGRPASSRVRVRIAGAGESAFRVDVVDENGDMVIAVDSLAVRPVDPGQLMRAGGEQNTLFQLGWAPVTGTSSQARVVILGDLDAPGERFADLPALEAALADGAAGVDLVLAEIETPAADDPAHAANLVAERTLALAQRWLASEWLGEATLVAVTRRAVAVGAESVDLAQAPAWGLLRSAQTEHPGRFVLVDTDDGTQPDWSSLAGLDEPQLAVRGGALLAPRLGRPVPGPSGAAWRLGSTEKGSLENLTILPSDGTRALGVGEVRVGIRAAGLNFRDVLIALGMYPGEAPLGSEAAGVVLEVGSDVTDLKPGDRVFGLVMDALGPVAVADRKTVAPMPEHLTFTEAAAIPVVYLTAYYGLVDLADLQAGEKLLVHAAAGGVGMAAVQLAHHFGAEVFATASPAKWDAVRTLGVPAERIANSRDLDFRDALHDATDGAGVDVVLNSLAGEFVDATLELMPRGGRFIEMGKTDIRDPEAVAQQRAGVRYRSYDLMEAGPDRIQEMLVAIADLFDRGMLSPSPIRAWDVRRGQEAFRFLREGRNVGKVVLTVPAPLDPERTVLITGGTGGLGALFAKHLVTRHGVRHLLLVSRRGPAADGAAELVAELAALGAQAHVAACDVADREQVAGLLDSLERPLTAVVHTAGVLADGVIESLTPEQLRHVMRPKVDAAWHLHELTSRMDLSAFVLFSSAAGLLGNAGQANYAAANAAVDGLAALRRAAGLPTLSLAWGLWSDSTGMTGEMDEADLARMERTGIGAISGDLGLELFDQALDSEAALLAPVRLDPAALRSQARSGMLPALLRGLVRAPARRADNARSLERRLAGVPEADREQVVLDLVRAQVASVLGHASPTAIDPERTFKELGFDSLAAVEVRNRLSQVAGIRLPATLVFDHPTPIEAARLILAEVGGTTTAQRPSPLDEELQRLEAVLITLSEQEQQLAGAEPRLRSLSNRLRTLLSATGSGQDTTDNSLEEDLDFVSDSEMFDLIDKELGSA; via the coding sequence ATGGCCCTCGAGAAGCCCGACATCGTCGGAGCCCTGCGTAAGTCGCTGAAGGAGACCGAGCGCCTGCGGCGGCAGAATCAGCAGCTGCTCGATCAGGCGGGCGAACCCCTGGCAATTGTGGGGATCAGTTGCCGCTTTCCCGGAGGGGTGACCTCTCCGGAGGAATTGTGGTCGCTGGTTGCCGAGGGACGCATGGGGTTCTCGGAGTTCCCCGAGGACCGCGGCTGGGACCTGGACAACCTCTACGACCCGGACCCGGACCACCCCGGCACCGCCTATACGCGTCACGGCGGATTCCTCGACGGCATGGCGGACTTCGACGCCGAGTTCTTCGGTATCAGCCCCCGTGAGGCGCTCGCCATGGACCCCCAGCAGCGGCTGCTGCTCGAGGGCGCGTGGGAAGCCTTCGAGGACGCGGGCATCGACCCGCTGACCCTGAAGGAGAGCGACACCGGCGTCTTCTGCGGGCTCATGTTCTCCGACTACCAGTTCATCGCGGGCCTCAGTGACCGGCGGCCGGAGATCGAGGGCTATCTCTCCATCGCGTCCTCGCCCAGCGTGGCATCGGGCCGGATCAGCTACACCTTCGGCTTCGAGGGGCCCGCGGTCACCGTGGACACGGTCTGCTCCTCCTCCCTCGTGGCGATCGACCTGGCCGCCAAGTCCCTGCGCGCCAAGGAGTGCTCGCTCGCCGTGGTCGGCGGAGCGACGACCCTGGCCCGGCCCAGCGCCTTCGTGGAGTTCAGCCGCCAGCGCGCCCTGTCGCCGGACGGGCGCTGCAAGGCGTACGCGGAGGCGGCGGACGGTGTCGGCTGGGCGGAAGGCATGGGCCTGCTCGTACTGGAGCGGCTGTCCGACGCCCAGCGCAACGGGCGCAAGATCCTGGCTCTCGTCCGCGGCAGCGCCGTCAACCAGGACGGCGCCAGCAATGGCCTGACCGCGCCCAACGGCCCGTCCCAGGAACGGGTGATCCGTCAGGCGCTGTCCAGCGCCGGGCTCTCCCCGGCCGATGTGGACGCGGTCGAGGGCCACGGCACGGGCACACCGCTGGGTGACCCGATCGAGGCGGAAGCGCTGCTGGCGACCTACGGCCAGAACCGGGAGAACGGCCCGCTGTGGCTCGGCTCGATCAAGTCGAACTTCGGCCACACCCAGGCCGCGGCCGGTGTGGCGGGTGTGATCAAGATGGTGGTGGCGATGCGGCACGAGACACTGCCGCAGACCCTGCACGTGGACGCGCCGTCCTCGCATGTGGACTGGGCGTCGGGTGAGGTCGCGCTGCTGACCGAGGCCCGGCCGTGGGCCGCGGGGGAGCGTGTCCGCCGCGCCGGTGTGTCGTCGTTCGGTGTGAGCGGCACCAACGCCCATGTGATCCTTGAGGAGGCCCCGGAAGGGGAGGCGGCCGAGCGACCCGAGCCGACCGGGGAGCACGGGAACGGTGTCCGGCCGCCGGTGCTCGTACCGCTCTCGGCCCGTGGCGAGGCCGCACTGCGCGAGCAGGCCGACCGCCTGCGGGCGCACATGATCGCCCGTCCGGAGCTGGACCACCTGGACATCGCCTTCTCCCAGGCCACCAGCCGCGCCCACCTCGAACACCGTGCCGTGGTCGTGGCCACCGACCGGGGTGCGCTGCTGACCGGTCTGAGCGAACTGAGCTCGGCCGAGCCCGCCGCGAACGTGGCGGAGGGCCAGGCCGCCGGCTCGGGTGTGAAGCCGGTGTTCGTGTTCCCGGGTCAGGGGGCGCAGTGGGTCGGTATGGCGGTGGAGTTGCTGGACACCTCGTCGGTGTTCGCCGCTGAGATCGCCGCGTGCGGTGCGGCGTTGGCCGAGTTCGTGGACTGGCGCCTGGAGGACGTACTGCGTGGTGCGCCGGGCGCGCCGTCCCTGGAGCGCGTCGATGTGGTGCAGCCCGCGCTGTTCGCCATGATGGTGGGCCTGGCGGCGCTGTGGCGGTCCTATGGTGTGGAGCCGTCGGCGGTGGTCGGTCACTCGCAGGGTGAGATCGCCGCGGCGTATGTGGCGGGTGCGTTGTCGCTGGAGGACGCGGCCCGGATTGTGGCGCTGCGCAGCCAGTTGGTGCGGGACCGTCTGGCGGGCCTTGGCGGGATGATGTCCGTCGCGCTGCCGGTGGAGCGGGCCGAGGAGCTGATCGCTCCGTACGAGGGCCGGGTCTCGGTGGCGGCGGTGAACGGCCCGGCCGCTGTCATCGTCGCCGGTGAGCCGCGGGCGCTGGATGAGGTGCAGGCGGTGTGTGAGCGTGACGATGTCCGGGTGCGGCGGGTCAAGGTGGACTACGCCTCGCACTCGTCGCAGGTGGAGGCCATCGAGGCGGAGCTGCTGGAGGCGCTCGCGCCGGTGAGGCCGTTGAGCGGGCGGGTCCCGTTCTACTCCACGGTGACCGGCGGTTTCCTCGACACGGCCACGATGGACGCGGCGTACTGGTACACCAATCTGCGCGGCCAGGTCGGCTTCGAGCCCGCCATCCGCGCGCTCATCGACAAGGGGATGGGCTGCTTCGTCGAGGTGTCGCCGCACCCGGTGCTGACGATGGCGGTGGACGAGAGCGTCGAGGCGCGGGACGCGGTGGGCCGCGTGGCCGTGGTCGGCTCGCTGCGCCGCGACGAGGGCGGCCTGGCCCGGTTCCTGCTCTCGCTCGGCCAGGCACATGTCGCGGGTGTGCGGATCGACTGGGAGGCGCTGTACGCGGGCACCGGCGCGCAGCGGGTGGACCTGCCCACCTACGCCTTCCAGCGGGAGACGTACTGGCTGACCCCGTCGGCGCGGGGCGGTGACGTGACGTCGGCCGGCCTGGACCGGATGCGGCACCCGGTCCTGGCGGCGGCCGTGCAGGTCGCCGACCGCGACGAGTGGGTGTTCACCGGTCGCTTCTCCACCGAGACGCAGCCGTGGGTGCGGGACCACGTGGTGCTGGGTGCGGTGATCGTGCCGGGCGCCGCGCTCGTCGAACTCGTCCTGGCCGCGGCCCGGCACCTCGGCTGCGAACTCCTCGATGAGTTGATCTTCGAGGTTCCGCTGACCCTCGACGAGGGCGCCGCCCGGCACATCAAGGTCACCGTCGGCCGGCCGGGGGAGGACGGCCGTCGTGAGGTCACCCTGCACTCCCTCTCCGAGACCGGGACCGGGCCGGACGGTGAACGGCAGGTCGTCAGGCACGCGCGCGGCTGGCTGGCTCCCGAGGCCGAGCCCGCGGCGCCCTTCCCCGCCTCCTGGCCGCCGGTCGCGGCCGTCGAGTCCTCCGCCGACGCCCTGTACGAGCGGCTGGCCGACGTCGGGCTCGACTATGGCCCGCTGTTCCAGGGGGTGCAGGCGGTGTGGCGCAGCGGCACCGAGGTGTACGCCGAGGTCGCCCTGCCGGAGGACACCGCCGTCGACGGATTCGCCATCCACCCGGCGCTGTTCGACTCCGCACTCCACGCCAGCATGGTGGACAAGGACCCCGGATCCGCTCCGGACCTGCCTTTCTCCTGGTCCGGAGTGCGCGGCGGACGTCCGGCCTCCTCCCGGGTGCGCGTACGCATCGCCGGCGCGGGCGAGTCCGCCTTCCGCGTCGACGTCGTGGACGAGAACGGCGACATGGTCATCGCCGTCGACAGCCTCGCCGTACGTCCGGTGGACCCGGGGCAGTTGATGCGCGCCGGTGGCGAACAGAACACGCTGTTCCAGCTGGGTTGGGCGCCCGTCACGGGAACGTCGTCGCAGGCCCGCGTCGTGATCCTCGGCGATCTCGACGCGCCGGGCGAGCGCTTCGCCGATCTGCCCGCCCTGGAGGCCGCGCTCGCCGACGGCGCCGCCGGTGTCGACCTGGTGCTCGCCGAGATCGAGACCCCGGCCGCGGACGACCCCGCCCACGCCGCCAACCTGGTCGCCGAGCGCACCCTCGCACTGGCCCAGCGGTGGCTGGCCAGCGAGTGGCTGGGCGAGGCCACCCTCGTGGCGGTGACCCGGCGAGCGGTCGCCGTCGGCGCCGAGTCCGTGGACCTGGCCCAGGCCCCGGCCTGGGGTCTGCTGCGCAGCGCGCAGACCGAACACCCCGGCCGCTTCGTACTGGTCGACACCGACGACGGCACCCAGCCGGACTGGAGCTCCCTGGCCGGTCTGGACGAACCGCAGTTGGCCGTGCGCGGTGGTGCGCTGCTGGCCCCCCGCCTGGGACGGCCGGTCCCCGGACCGTCCGGTGCGGCGTGGCGGCTGGGCAGCACGGAGAAGGGCTCCCTGGAGAACCTCACCATCCTGCCCTCCGACGGCACCCGCGCGCTGGGCGTCGGCGAGGTCCGCGTCGGCATCCGCGCCGCCGGTCTCAACTTCCGCGACGTGCTCATCGCGCTCGGCATGTACCCCGGTGAAGCACCGCTGGGCAGCGAGGCGGCGGGCGTGGTGCTGGAGGTCGGCTCCGACGTCACCGACCTCAAGCCCGGCGACCGGGTGTTCGGCCTGGTGATGGACGCCCTCGGCCCCGTCGCCGTCGCCGACCGGAAGACCGTCGCGCCCATGCCGGAGCACCTCACCTTCACCGAGGCGGCCGCGATCCCCGTCGTCTACCTGACCGCGTACTACGGCCTGGTCGACCTGGCCGACCTACAGGCGGGCGAGAAGCTGCTGGTGCACGCCGCCGCCGGTGGTGTCGGCATGGCCGCCGTACAGCTGGCCCACCACTTCGGCGCCGAGGTCTTCGCCACGGCCAGCCCGGCCAAGTGGGACGCCGTACGCACCCTGGGCGTGCCCGCGGAGCGCATCGCCAACTCCCGCGACCTGGACTTCCGCGACGCCCTCCACGACGCCACCGATGGCGCCGGCGTGGACGTGGTGCTGAACTCCCTGGCCGGCGAGTTCGTCGACGCCACGCTCGAACTGATGCCGCGGGGCGGCCGCTTCATCGAGATGGGCAAGACCGACATCCGCGACCCGGAGGCCGTCGCGCAGCAGCGCGCCGGTGTGCGCTACCGCTCCTACGACCTCATGGAGGCCGGGCCGGACCGCATCCAGGAGATGCTGGTCGCGATCGCCGACCTGTTCGACCGCGGGATGCTGTCCCCCTCGCCGATCCGCGCCTGGGATGTGCGCCGGGGCCAGGAGGCGTTCCGCTTCCTGCGCGAGGGCCGCAACGTCGGCAAGGTCGTACTGACCGTTCCGGCACCCCTGGACCCCGAGCGCACCGTGCTGATCACCGGTGGCACCGGTGGCCTGGGTGCCCTGTTCGCCAAGCACCTCGTCACCCGCCACGGCGTCCGCCATCTGCTGCTGGTCAGCCGGCGCGGCCCGGCCGCCGACGGCGCCGCCGAACTGGTCGCCGAACTGGCGGCACTCGGCGCCCAGGCACACGTGGCCGCCTGCGACGTGGCCGACCGCGAACAGGTCGCCGGTCTGCTCGACTCGCTCGAGCGCCCGCTCACCGCCGTGGTCCACACGGCCGGTGTGCTGGCCGACGGCGTCATCGAGTCGCTCACCCCCGAGCAGCTGCGGCACGTCATGCGGCCCAAGGTGGACGCCGCATGGCATCTGCACGAGCTCACCTCGCGTATGGATCTCTCGGCGTTCGTGCTGTTCTCCTCCGCCGCCGGACTGCTCGGCAACGCGGGCCAGGCCAACTACGCCGCCGCCAACGCCGCGGTCGACGGGCTCGCCGCGCTGCGCCGGGCGGCCGGTCTGCCCACCCTCTCCCTGGCGTGGGGCCTGTGGTCCGACTCCACGGGGATGACCGGCGAGATGGACGAGGCCGACCTCGCCCGCATGGAACGCACCGGCATCGGCGCCATCTCCGGGGACCTCGGCCTGGAACTCTTCGACCAGGCCCTCGACTCCGAGGCCGCCCTGCTGGCCCCGGTGCGGCTGGACCCGGCCGCACTGCGGTCCCAGGCCCGCTCCGGCATGCTGCCCGCCCTGCTGCGCGGTCTGGTGCGCGCCCCCGCGCGCCGCGCCGACAACGCCAGGTCGCTGGAGCGGCGGCTCGCCGGAGTGCCCGAGGCCGACCGCGAGCAGGTCGTACTGGACCTGGTGCGCGCCCAGGTCGCGTCCGTGCTCGGCCACGCCTCGCCCACCGCCATCGACCCCGAACGCACCTTCAAGGAGCTCGGTTTCGACTCCCTCGCCGCGGTGGAGGTGCGCAACCGGCTCAGCCAGGTGGCAGGCATCCGCCTGCCCGCGACGCTGGTCTTCGACCACCCCACCCCGATCGAGGCGGCCCGGCTGATCCTCGCCGAGGTCGGCGGAACCACCACCGCGCAGCGCCCCTCGCCGCTCGACGAGGAGTTGCAGCGGCTCGAGGCGGTCCTGATCACCCTGTCCGAGCAGGAGCAGCAACTGGCCGGCGCGGAACCGCGCCTGCGCTCGCTCAGCAACCGGCTGCGGACCCTGCTGAGCGCAACGGGTTCCGGCCAGGACACCACCGACAACAGCCTCGAGGAAGACCTCGACTTCGTCTCCGACAGCGAGATGTTCGATCTGATCGACAAGGAGCTCGGATCCGCATGA